One genomic window of Marinobacter adhaerens HP15 includes the following:
- a CDS encoding MerR family transcriptional regulator, protein MSQQETFSIGELANEFEITTRSVRFYEDQGLLNPCRHGRTRIFDSKCRARLEHIIRNKRMGFSLAETKELFDLWDETLSGNEKQLLKMLTILENKRAQLEQQKNDIAQAEMEMDTAEARCREALAELQKKKKQQAPAKEEARQTAEN, encoded by the coding sequence ATGTCGCAACAAGAAACTTTCAGTATCGGCGAGTTAGCGAACGAATTTGAAATAACCACCAGAAGCGTTCGTTTCTACGAGGATCAAGGTTTGCTTAACCCGTGTCGGCACGGGAGGACACGTATTTTCGATTCAAAATGCAGGGCCCGCCTAGAACATATTATTCGAAATAAACGCATGGGCTTCTCTCTGGCGGAAACCAAAGAATTGTTCGACCTGTGGGACGAAACCCTCAGCGGCAATGAAAAACAGCTGCTGAAGATGCTGACCATCCTGGAAAACAAACGGGCTCAGCTGGAACAGCAGAAAAACGACATTGCCCAGGCAGAAATGGAAATGGATACAGCCGAAGCCCGGTGCCGAGAAGCCCTGGCCGAGCTGCAGAAGAAAAAGAAACAGCAGGCGCCGGCGAAAGAAGAAGCCAGGCAGACCGCTGAAAACTAA
- a CDS encoding quinone oxidoreductase family protein: protein MKAAVIKERGAIPVIQDFPEPQEKEGAVLIDVDTAGLGGWDVLGAYRLGVEYPCVIRGEGVGRTLDGTRVYFGERSVLPFGAWAERTLVPQEEVWEVPDHIDDRTAITMGIAATGALIPLEEAKIQPGETVLILGATGTLGQIALQLAKYLGAGKVVAAARHEESLFRLKERGIADDIVCLNGDEKDEAALRDAAGEGFDVVLDLVCGQPMLNALKATRWGARIMTIGTGAGRQINLDMALLLFRSLSVIGTGQRAPDDRRRIWERLLKIAEEQDISVDYLEYDFDKASEAWETQVSGPHAKIYSAIK from the coding sequence GTGAAAGCAGCAGTGATTAAAGAGCGTGGAGCAATTCCCGTCATCCAGGATTTTCCGGAGCCTCAGGAGAAAGAGGGAGCAGTCCTCATTGACGTCGATACTGCAGGACTGGGCGGATGGGATGTTTTAGGCGCATACCGGTTAGGTGTGGAGTACCCCTGTGTCATCCGGGGTGAAGGAGTCGGGCGAACCCTTGATGGAACAAGAGTCTATTTCGGAGAACGTTCAGTCCTGCCTTTCGGCGCATGGGCTGAGCGAACACTTGTACCTCAAGAGGAGGTATGGGAGGTGCCTGACCACATTGATGACCGAACAGCAATTACGATGGGCATTGCCGCAACAGGTGCCCTTATTCCTCTCGAGGAAGCAAAAATACAGCCAGGTGAAACAGTACTTATCCTTGGAGCTACCGGCACCTTGGGACAGATTGCACTTCAACTTGCCAAATATCTTGGCGCCGGAAAGGTCGTTGCGGCTGCAAGACATGAAGAATCCCTTTTTCGGCTAAAGGAACGGGGAATTGCTGATGACATTGTCTGCTTAAACGGCGACGAAAAAGACGAAGCGGCGCTTAGAGACGCAGCTGGAGAAGGGTTTGATGTAGTGCTCGATCTTGTATGCGGCCAACCAATGCTAAATGCCTTGAAAGCCACACGTTGGGGCGCGCGCATCATGACCATAGGCACAGGCGCTGGCCGGCAAATCAATCTGGATATGGCGCTCCTGCTTTTCAGATCGCTATCAGTCATCGGAACTGGGCAGCGCGCACCGGATGACCGACGAAGAATCTGGGAGCGTTTGCTCAAGATCGCAGAGGAACAAGATATCTCTGTTGATTACTTGGAATACGATTTTGACAAGGCATCTGAAGCCTGGGAAACCCAAGTCTCCGGGCCTCACGCCAAAATCTACTCGGCCATAAAGTAG
- a CDS encoding acetyl-CoA C-acetyltransferase encodes MQGVVIVAATRTAIGSFQGALSDTSAVDLGATVIRSLLSSTSLNPELVDNVVMGQVLSAGCGQNPARQSAIKAGLPFTTPAMTLNKLCGSGLESVNLAAQAIQCKEADVVVAGGMESMSQSPYLLGKARSGLRMGHSQIEDSMLTDGLIDAFNHYHMGVTAENLAEKYQITREQQDAFAVISQLKGSEAVASGRFKDEITPVEIPQRKGSPLKFDTDEQPRGDVSSAGLSKLRPAFAKGGSVTAGNASSLNDGAAAVLLMSAEKATELGLTVLARIKSYASAAVDPSIMGIGPVPATRKCLAKVNWSVGDLDLIEANEAFAAQCLSVGKELGWESEKVNVNGGAIALGHPIGASGCRILVTLLYEMTRRDSKKGLATLCIGGGQGVAMALERD; translated from the coding sequence ATGCAAGGCGTAGTAATTGTTGCCGCAACGCGAACTGCAATAGGAAGCTTTCAAGGCGCTTTGTCAGATACCTCTGCTGTTGATCTCGGGGCGACGGTTATACGCTCTTTACTGAGCTCCACCTCTCTCAACCCGGAACTAGTTGACAATGTTGTCATGGGCCAGGTGTTGTCTGCCGGCTGCGGCCAGAATCCTGCGCGCCAGTCCGCTATCAAGGCAGGGCTTCCCTTTACTACCCCAGCAATGACATTGAACAAGCTTTGTGGATCTGGCCTCGAATCAGTCAATCTGGCAGCCCAGGCGATTCAATGCAAAGAAGCAGATGTTGTTGTAGCGGGGGGTATGGAGAGCATGAGTCAATCCCCTTACCTTCTGGGTAAAGCTCGAAGCGGACTTCGTATGGGGCACTCACAAATTGAAGACAGCATGCTTACAGACGGATTGATTGACGCCTTCAACCATTATCACATGGGGGTCACCGCAGAGAACCTTGCGGAGAAATATCAAATTACCCGTGAGCAGCAGGATGCTTTTGCTGTCATCTCTCAGTTAAAGGGCAGTGAGGCCGTGGCCTCTGGTCGATTTAAAGATGAGATAACCCCAGTGGAAATTCCTCAGCGCAAAGGTTCGCCGCTGAAGTTTGATACTGACGAGCAACCTCGGGGTGACGTCTCTTCCGCCGGACTCTCAAAACTGAGGCCAGCTTTCGCAAAAGGTGGCAGCGTGACAGCAGGCAATGCTTCCTCATTAAATGACGGAGCTGCCGCGGTACTTTTGATGTCAGCCGAAAAAGCAACGGAGCTAGGCCTTACTGTTCTCGCTCGAATTAAGAGTTACGCGAGCGCCGCCGTCGATCCCTCCATAATGGGTATTGGCCCCGTTCCAGCCACACGGAAATGTCTTGCCAAAGTGAATTGGTCTGTTGGGGACCTTGATCTCATCGAAGCTAATGAGGCTTTTGCCGCCCAGTGCCTTTCCGTAGGCAAAGAGCTGGGCTGGGAATCTGAGAAGGTAAATGTAAATGGAGGCGCAATTGCCCTCGGGCATCCGATTGGGGCGTCCGGATGCCGCATCCTCGTCACGCTACTTTATGAAATGACTCGACGAGACTCCAAGAAAGGCCTAGCAACACTTTGTATCGGTGGTGGACAAGGCGTTGCCATGGCATTAGAGCGAGACTAG
- a CDS encoding SDR family oxidoreductase has translation MNIDLSKRRVIVTGASRGIGYAIASAFAENGARVAICARDAKAIEAAADKMQSSAASIIARSVDVTNTEAVNAFVDDITEAWGGVDVLVNNAGQGKGGSLDSLTPEDILDHANVLQMGHFRFVKAVVPHMRKQRWGRIIEINALAGTIPTPSGIPSVINRASCVALSKSLGMSLPKDNILVNSLNMGWIDTGQWERHFQEMGPGVTREEFNEMVLKVVPLGRFGKPEDVAGMALFLASDYASFISGASIDIAGGMGGQIAYFPTLKSDFAESIKAKRKDS, from the coding sequence ATGAACATTGACCTCAGTAAAAGGAGAGTAATCGTCACTGGCGCATCTCGGGGTATCGGCTACGCGATAGCCTCAGCATTCGCAGAGAACGGCGCACGTGTAGCCATTTGTGCTCGCGATGCGAAAGCTATAGAAGCAGCAGCTGACAAGATGCAATCCTCGGCAGCTAGTATCATCGCTCGCTCAGTGGATGTAACAAACACTGAGGCTGTTAATGCCTTTGTCGATGACATCACTGAAGCTTGGGGAGGCGTAGACGTCCTGGTCAATAATGCAGGACAAGGCAAAGGGGGATCACTGGATTCACTGACCCCGGAAGACATTCTTGATCACGCGAATGTCCTCCAGATGGGGCATTTTAGGTTTGTTAAGGCTGTCGTTCCTCACATGAGGAAACAGCGCTGGGGGCGAATTATCGAGATAAATGCCCTGGCGGGCACAATCCCTACACCCTCTGGTATCCCATCGGTTATCAACCGAGCTTCTTGCGTCGCCTTGTCCAAATCACTCGGCATGTCACTCCCAAAAGACAACATTCTCGTCAACTCGTTGAATATGGGATGGATCGATACCGGGCAATGGGAGAGACACTTCCAAGAAATGGGCCCCGGAGTTACCCGTGAAGAGTTCAACGAAATGGTATTAAAAGTTGTCCCACTTGGGCGGTTTGGAAAACCCGAAGATGTTGCCGGCATGGCACTGTTTCTTGCAAGCGACTATGCAAGCTTCATCAGCGGTGCATCTATCGACATTGCCGGCGGGATGGGAGGCCAAATTGCGTACTTCCCTACCCTCAAAAGTGATTTTGCAGAATCAATCAAGGCGAAACGGAAAGATTCGTGA
- a CDS encoding DUF1302 domain-containing protein produces MNTIKKRDHIDMIQRSALAVAIMVATGSASAMEIDVGNPDIRLRWDNTARYNLGVRVEDQDSAIMNNPNYDESDGKFEQGDIVTNRLDWLTEVDLSYKWHFGARVSAAGWYDDAYKDRTVESNLPGYSTSYYGDRYSSEVARYVNGPSGEILDAFVWTNFDIAGTPINLKVGQHTQYWGEGLLFGAHAVSYSQAPLDAVKAVTSPGIETKEVFLPVGQVTAQAQLTDSLTVAAQYYYEWEYTRFPFGGTYFGAADPFFEGPDRLPAAPGFDLDRAQSKFGRDDANWGVMAMYTFQSSGSRVGAFYREFDDYQAWLSPQVNMATGEYRLVYPRDVKLFGLSWGGTVGTHSVGAEVSYRQDGALNATGVSNVDDEGPRGDTFHAVINTVYGVPRNWLADNSVLVAELAYSHLNKVTAHEELYKGEGYNCTDLRTGGQGSEDDGCSTRNYYAVAVNFTPEYLAVLPSWDLKVPLTLNYGLSGNAATAGGGSEGSLSWSVGTEMTYQQSHQFTLRYADTAAQEKNTQNVFGDTMVNGNGAVGGTDRGWLSFTYKTSF; encoded by the coding sequence ATGAACACTATAAAAAAGCGTGATCACATTGACATGATTCAACGAAGTGCCCTGGCTGTTGCGATCATGGTCGCGACCGGCAGTGCTTCCGCAATGGAGATTGATGTAGGGAATCCTGATATTCGTCTGCGCTGGGACAATACGGCTCGCTATAACCTTGGCGTGCGCGTAGAGGATCAGGACAGCGCCATCATGAACAACCCGAACTATGATGAGTCTGATGGCAAGTTCGAGCAAGGCGACATTGTAACCAATCGTCTGGACTGGTTGACCGAGGTCGATTTGTCTTACAAGTGGCATTTCGGTGCCCGAGTCAGTGCTGCAGGTTGGTACGACGATGCCTACAAGGATCGTACTGTGGAGTCCAATCTGCCTGGCTACTCGACAAGCTACTATGGAGACAGATATAGCTCTGAGGTGGCTCGCTATGTGAACGGACCGTCCGGAGAAATTCTAGATGCGTTTGTTTGGACGAACTTCGATATTGCAGGTACACCCATCAACCTGAAAGTGGGTCAGCACACTCAGTACTGGGGTGAGGGCCTTCTTTTTGGTGCTCATGCCGTGTCGTACTCGCAGGCGCCACTTGACGCTGTTAAAGCTGTAACCAGCCCGGGAATTGAAACAAAAGAAGTGTTCTTGCCGGTAGGGCAAGTGACTGCGCAGGCTCAGTTGACCGACAGTCTCACGGTTGCCGCTCAATATTACTATGAATGGGAATACACTCGCTTTCCATTTGGCGGTACCTATTTTGGAGCGGCAGATCCATTCTTCGAGGGGCCAGATCGCTTACCAGCGGCGCCCGGCTTCGATTTGGACCGTGCGCAATCCAAGTTTGGACGTGATGACGCAAACTGGGGTGTAATGGCGATGTACACCTTCCAAAGTTCAGGATCGCGAGTAGGCGCGTTTTATCGCGAGTTTGATGACTATCAGGCTTGGTTGTCTCCCCAGGTCAATATGGCAACGGGCGAATATCGCCTCGTCTATCCCCGCGACGTCAAACTCTTTGGTTTAAGTTGGGGAGGTACAGTCGGTACACACTCTGTCGGCGCTGAAGTTTCGTATCGACAGGATGGCGCTCTCAACGCCACGGGCGTTAGTAACGTTGATGATGAAGGGCCGAGGGGTGATACCTTTCATGCCGTCATCAATACCGTGTATGGCGTGCCTCGGAACTGGTTGGCTGACAACTCGGTCTTGGTTGCCGAATTGGCATACAGTCATTTGAATAAGGTTACTGCTCACGAAGAACTGTACAAAGGTGAAGGTTATAACTGTACAGATCTCCGTACCGGTGGTCAGGGTAGCGAAGATGACGGGTGTTCAACGCGCAACTACTATGCGGTTGCTGTGAACTTTACGCCAGAATATCTTGCCGTTCTTCCCTCTTGGGATCTGAAGGTGCCCCTGACTCTTAATTACGGTCTCAGCGGCAATGCTGCAACTGCAGGTGGTGGCTCAGAAGGCTCGCTGTCCTGGTCTGTAGGAACTGAAATGACATACCAGCAGAGTCATCAGTTTACGCTGCGCTATGCAGATACAGCAGCGCAAGAGAAAAATACCCAAAATGTATTCGGCGACACGATGGTGAACGGAAACGGAGCTGTTGGTGGAACAGACCGTGGCTGGTTGTCCTTTACATACAAAACCTCCTTTTAA
- a CDS encoding DUF1329 domain-containing protein, with translation MKLRKLLCNLAISLSVFGLASNVSAAVSPEAAQKLGNELTPFGAIKAGNDEGTIPPYEGGLRTAPEGFEPGNGYWINPFKDEEPRLRIDASNYQEHEDKLSAGQIKLLSTYPDTYYIDVYPTHRTAAYPQDVLDATVRNATTCETLKDGLALDPSCRGGLPFPIPQTGNEMMWNQQVRYNDGKYGTTTAASNSWIVDSNGSVTKASEQRTFVERPFYQTDVEGRDPQMFYRVYSVTQEPARRAGELTGFMDFLDPTESPRRAWSYTPGQRRIKRAPEFAYDTPVASMGGLELFDELFMFSGMQDRFDFKLVGRKEMYIPYNTYEFYFDCEQDNQFMKHHVNPECERWELHRVWVVEATLKDQYRHVYSKRTYYLDEDTYGAGMYDAWDQSGQLYRSMMLGGVQFYDHDIPYIVKHAIYDFNKGMYGIINDALNGGYRVLEEPRSERELSPQVIVNRESAR, from the coding sequence ATGAAACTCAGAAAGCTCCTATGCAACCTTGCTATCAGTCTTTCAGTATTCGGTTTGGCGTCGAATGTGTCTGCTGCCGTTTCACCAGAGGCTGCCCAAAAACTTGGAAATGAGTTGACTCCTTTTGGAGCCATCAAGGCTGGTAATGATGAAGGAACCATTCCGCCATATGAGGGTGGTTTGAGGACCGCACCAGAGGGATTTGAGCCGGGTAATGGCTACTGGATCAATCCATTCAAAGATGAGGAGCCGCGCCTTAGAATCGACGCGAGCAATTATCAAGAGCATGAGGATAAACTCAGCGCAGGTCAGATTAAGCTGCTGAGCACATATCCGGATACTTATTACATTGACGTCTATCCAACCCATCGAACTGCGGCCTATCCGCAAGACGTGCTTGATGCCACTGTTCGTAATGCGACAACTTGTGAAACTCTCAAGGATGGTTTAGCGCTGGATCCCTCCTGTCGTGGCGGGCTCCCATTCCCGATTCCACAAACGGGTAATGAGATGATGTGGAATCAGCAAGTTCGCTACAACGATGGGAAATATGGAACGACTACTGCTGCTTCCAATAGTTGGATTGTTGATTCAAACGGAAGCGTAACCAAGGCTTCTGAGCAGCGGACTTTCGTAGAGCGCCCGTTCTATCAGACGGACGTAGAGGGCCGTGATCCACAAATGTTTTACCGAGTGTACTCGGTAACACAAGAACCTGCCCGTCGTGCTGGTGAGCTAACTGGGTTTATGGACTTTCTTGATCCTACCGAAAGTCCCCGCCGGGCATGGAGTTATACTCCTGGCCAGCGTCGGATCAAGCGAGCTCCAGAATTCGCCTATGACACTCCGGTTGCAAGTATGGGCGGGCTAGAGCTGTTTGATGAACTGTTCATGTTCTCGGGCATGCAAGACCGTTTCGATTTTAAGCTTGTCGGCCGAAAAGAAATGTACATTCCCTACAACACGTACGAGTTCTACTTCGATTGCGAGCAGGACAACCAGTTCATGAAGCATCACGTGAACCCTGAGTGCGAGCGTTGGGAGTTGCATCGAGTTTGGGTGGTTGAAGCGACCCTTAAAGACCAATATCGCCACGTTTACAGCAAGCGTACATACTACCTCGATGAAGATACGTATGGAGCTGGTATGTATGACGCTTGGGACCAAAGCGGCCAGCTCTATCGCTCAATGATGTTGGGTGGCGTGCAATTTTACGATCATGACATTCCTTACATCGTTAAGCATGCCATTTATGACTTCAATAAGGGCATGTACGGCATTATCAATGATGCACTCAACGGCGGTTATCGCGTGCTCGAAGAGCCTCGTTCAGAGCGAGAGCTGAGTCCACAAGTTATCGTGAACAGAGAAAGTGCTCGTTAA
- a CDS encoding WD40/YVTN/BNR-like repeat-containing protein, which translates to MKTRRFHLPTNFARSALLNCGVAWLFCLALVNPQQLFAASTSGTATANAAGDLFKEAPDQPYPSTQPVIGLAAAGSDLIGVGLRGLIIKSEDDGTTWQQISSPVDTDLVDVYFSDSKNGWAVGHDSVLLQTEDGGSSWSVNLDGKKLKTLLENHYSSAPSLDDFERENMLAEIDFATSTSANPEVIPTPFLNVHIDENGEGYVLGAFGMLLYTDDNGQSWVPWIERTDNERRMHLYGIASADDGSMYISGEQGLLMRLDRELKRFVEVNIPYPGTLFGVSVHGDVILAYGLRGNLFVSKDHAGSWSHIENGQKGGLIDAIRLDENYSLIVSQRGEMTRLNHETLEVDPVDAAFNGAVNSMVLVSSKNTLVAALFNGTTTLDSKQFQ; encoded by the coding sequence ATGAAAACTCGCCGATTCCATTTGCCAACAAATTTTGCCAGATCCGCACTTCTCAACTGCGGTGTTGCGTGGCTTTTCTGTTTGGCGCTAGTTAATCCTCAGCAGCTTTTCGCCGCGTCAACTTCAGGTACGGCTACTGCGAATGCGGCGGGCGATTTATTCAAGGAAGCGCCAGACCAACCTTATCCCTCTACCCAGCCAGTGATCGGGCTTGCGGCGGCAGGGAGTGATTTAATCGGGGTAGGTTTACGCGGTCTGATAATTAAGTCTGAAGATGATGGTACGACCTGGCAGCAAATCTCAAGCCCTGTCGACACTGACCTGGTTGATGTCTACTTCAGTGATTCCAAGAACGGTTGGGCAGTTGGTCACGATTCCGTTCTATTGCAAACGGAAGACGGCGGCAGTTCTTGGTCAGTAAATCTGGACGGAAAGAAACTAAAGACTCTGCTAGAAAATCACTATTCATCTGCGCCGTCGCTCGACGACTTTGAACGCGAGAATATGCTGGCTGAGATCGACTTTGCGACGAGTACTTCCGCAAATCCAGAAGTGATCCCAACTCCGTTTCTGAATGTCCATATCGACGAAAACGGTGAGGGCTATGTTCTGGGTGCCTTCGGGATGTTGCTTTATACCGATGACAATGGCCAGAGCTGGGTGCCATGGATCGAGCGCACAGATAACGAACGCAGAATGCACCTCTACGGTATCGCGTCAGCTGATGATGGTTCGATGTACATCAGTGGAGAGCAGGGTCTATTGATGAGATTGGATAGAGAGCTTAAAAGGTTTGTAGAGGTCAACATTCCTTACCCAGGAACGCTCTTTGGCGTCAGTGTTCATGGCGACGTTATCTTGGCCTACGGGCTCCGCGGGAACCTCTTTGTGAGCAAGGACCACGCAGGCAGTTGGAGCCATATTGAAAATGGTCAAAAGGGCGGCCTCATCGACGCCATACGTCTAGACGAGAATTATTCGTTAATTGTGAGTCAGCGAGGAGAGATGACCAGGCTCAATCACGAAACGTTGGAAGTCGATCCTGTGGATGCAGCATTTAATGGGGCCGTTAATTCTATGGTGTTGGTTAGTTCAAAAAATACCCTTGTTGCCGCTCTGTTCAACGGTACGACAACTTTAGATTCAAAACAGTTTCAGTAA
- a CDS encoding efflux RND transporter permease subunit, producing MVNQKAHTGMPVVPNLEDFDKRSGGAFERLIFSHRKLVLFSCLFMTLVMGFFAAKLDVNASFERMIPVNNPYIQNYLQYKSELPGLGNTIRVVVSNKQGDIYDPEYLKTLEEVNDTLYLIPGIDRSWMRSLWMPIVRWREVTENGITGGAVMPSDYDGTESSIQSLKRNVDRAGLRGSLVASDESSSMIVAPLLDRNPNTGEPLDYGEFSQELENKIRSYESEKIGIHIVGFSKLVGDLIDGLQAVMLFFAVSVVIAALFVYLYTRCLRSTILLVSIAVIGVVWLLGLMQILGYSLDPYSILVPFLIFAIGLSHGTQKMNGVLQDIGRGTHKYVAARYTFRRLFLTGLTALLTNIVGFAVLAIIDIPVIRDLAITTSIGVFLLIFTKLILIPVSLSYIGVSKKAARIAIEKEKSDSQSSTWLGRVWAGLDKFTDRKFAIGAIFASVLITAISSVIMMDLKIGDLDPGAPELRPDSRYNLDNAYINENYGLSSDQFAVIMKTDPDGCRFYEPLKAMDKLAWQLRQTSGVQATDSLAERVRLMTSGMAEGSTKWFTISRDQAITNAAVDAAMISSPGVTNQDCSVTPLIAYLTDHKADTLTRVLNEVQGFAAENNTSQDAERPVEFLLAAGNAGIEAATNIEVRKGIVIMYFAVYGATALLCLLTFRSFGRAIRATVVAMVPLIMTTIICKALMVGLGIGLKVATLPVIAVGVGVGVDYALYLLGVQVAVQARGESLTVAYRRSLDFTGRVVALIGLTMAAGVVTWAWSPIKFQADMGILLTFMFLWNMIGALILIPALSHFLLNDSENLKPESGSVGASDSPGAADTSSQSHQKAVTQTSRMVVAD from the coding sequence ATGGTAAATCAGAAAGCACATACTGGTATGCCTGTCGTACCTAACCTTGAGGATTTTGACAAGCGCTCTGGGGGGGCTTTCGAACGCCTGATATTTAGCCATCGAAAGCTGGTTCTCTTCAGTTGTTTGTTTATGACCCTTGTAATGGGATTCTTTGCGGCGAAACTGGATGTGAATGCCAGTTTTGAAAGAATGATTCCCGTTAATAATCCCTACATTCAAAACTACCTCCAGTATAAGAGTGAACTGCCAGGTCTTGGCAATACCATTCGGGTTGTTGTTAGCAATAAGCAGGGCGATATTTACGATCCCGAATATTTGAAAACCCTAGAAGAAGTAAACGACACGCTGTATCTGATTCCTGGCATTGATCGTTCATGGATGCGCTCCCTCTGGATGCCGATAGTTCGCTGGCGTGAGGTCACCGAAAATGGAATTACTGGTGGCGCGGTTATGCCGTCGGATTACGACGGTACAGAATCCTCCATTCAATCGCTTAAGAGGAATGTCGATCGTGCTGGCTTGAGAGGGAGCCTGGTAGCGAGCGATGAGTCCTCCAGCATGATTGTCGCACCACTCTTGGACCGAAACCCCAATACTGGAGAGCCATTGGATTATGGGGAATTTTCTCAGGAGCTTGAGAATAAAATCAGGTCTTATGAAAGTGAAAAGATTGGGATTCACATCGTAGGCTTTAGCAAGCTGGTGGGAGATCTGATAGACGGACTCCAAGCCGTAATGCTGTTTTTTGCTGTGTCTGTAGTGATAGCGGCGTTGTTCGTTTACCTTTATACCCGATGCCTGCGCAGCACTATTCTATTAGTCAGTATCGCCGTGATTGGTGTGGTTTGGCTTTTGGGGTTAATGCAGATCCTGGGCTATTCCCTCGACCCCTACTCTATCCTTGTTCCATTCCTGATATTCGCCATTGGTTTGTCCCACGGCACTCAGAAGATGAACGGCGTGCTTCAGGATATTGGACGTGGCACGCATAAGTACGTTGCTGCACGGTATACCTTTCGCCGACTCTTTTTAACGGGGCTCACTGCCTTGCTTACCAATATCGTCGGTTTTGCAGTTCTGGCGATAATCGACATTCCAGTAATTCGTGATTTGGCGATCACTACGAGTATTGGGGTTTTTCTGCTGATTTTCACGAAGCTAATTCTGATACCAGTATCTCTATCCTATATCGGTGTCAGTAAAAAAGCGGCAAGAATTGCTATTGAAAAGGAGAAATCAGATTCGCAGAGCAGCACTTGGCTGGGTCGTGTATGGGCCGGCCTGGACAAGTTCACCGACCGCAAGTTCGCAATTGGCGCTATTTTCGCGTCGGTACTAATTACCGCCATCAGTTCGGTCATTATGATGGACCTAAAAATTGGTGACCTTGATCCAGGTGCACCTGAGCTACGTCCTGACTCCAGATATAACCTGGATAATGCTTATATCAATGAAAATTATGGCCTGTCCAGCGATCAATTTGCGGTAATAATGAAAACTGACCCTGACGGCTGCCGGTTTTATGAGCCTTTAAAAGCCATGGATAAATTGGCCTGGCAGCTTCGGCAAACCTCTGGCGTGCAAGCGACTGATTCGCTCGCAGAACGCGTTCGCTTGATGACCTCCGGGATGGCTGAGGGTAGCACCAAGTGGTTTACGATCAGTCGAGATCAGGCGATAACGAATGCAGCAGTTGATGCAGCGATGATTTCCTCCCCGGGAGTGACCAATCAAGACTGTTCGGTTACACCACTGATCGCCTATCTGACAGATCATAAAGCCGACACTTTGACCCGTGTTTTGAATGAAGTTCAAGGCTTCGCCGCAGAAAACAACACTAGTCAAGATGCTGAGCGACCTGTCGAATTCTTACTGGCAGCAGGGAATGCTGGCATAGAAGCCGCGACCAACATTGAAGTTCGGAAGGGTATTGTAATCATGTATTTCGCAGTATACGGAGCTACCGCCTTGCTCTGTTTACTGACCTTCCGGAGCTTTGGACGTGCGATACGAGCAACCGTCGTGGCTATGGTTCCCCTCATAATGACGACGATTATTTGTAAGGCTCTGATGGTAGGTCTCGGTATTGGCCTGAAGGTCGCCACTTTGCCTGTGATTGCCGTTGGCGTTGGGGTTGGAGTGGACTATGCGCTTTATCTCTTGGGCGTACAGGTGGCGGTACAAGCAAGAGGCGAATCGCTGACAGTGGCCTATCGAAGATCCTTGGACTTCACCGGCCGAGTGGTGGCTCTGATTGGGCTTACCATGGCCGCGGGCGTTGTGACATGGGCTTGGTCTCCAATCAAATTCCAAGCAGATATGGGAATTCTTCTGACCTTTATGTTCCTGTGGAACATGATTGGGGCTTTGATCCTGATCCCGGCCCTGTCTCACTTCCTGCTTAACGACTCGGAGAACTTGAAACCTGAAAGTGGCTCTGTAGGCGCATCTGATTCGCCGGGAGCGGCAGACACGTCCTCTCAGAGTCACCAGAAAGCTGTGACTCAGACTTCAAGAATGGTCGTTGCTGATTGA